A single Hippocampus zosterae strain Florida chromosome 19, ASM2543408v3, whole genome shotgun sequence DNA region contains:
- the cep85l gene encoding centrosomal protein of 85 kDa-like, translating into MWNRGDLDDGYDSNKTGSSRGGSPGWIPSHESSWHSKQPGPGNGIFGRRHSAVSDSGDTGIGTYCSDSVEDDSCSSTTPSSLRPLSRRHSSQEDGFGGGVPVVHVKPSCGSVRAASSPAGTARWANSCPLSPASTSRTLAAQTGVDMQDQQPIRRWSSLTKLSSGVEKNSRKASVQHHSPGSHGSLDRGLLLGFRKEPRALNRDLYLPLSSSLLSHSLLQRSPGARPCDWSKPSSKSGLETDLSLSSTLSSPVKRGGLGTSCSSLTEAKLPLGGAQVYGLGLSKLADSPLGHPVDSPIQPAVRTQMWLTEQMEYSSKAERAGELGQGGGGEAKVCGGEGAALEQGINQMLQGTTHFVNTLVKVKEGMLRQKELEIDRQKQQILQLHARIRENELRAQQVLHSHRWFEDPQILTMKKSVKEGPPDRRRCDEDLSRKLAVSELEVLHLNELYKQATHKYTEDLKKLEEKIKTRDRYISSLKKKYQRESEQNHEKQQRIETLEKYLADLPTLGEVQVQALQLETVQLRARDLERTVSRLQKKLDGSCALLKEKDATIETQARREEELVATVHRLQQKVQKCLEDGVRLDLKHLQVENSQLLERRERSGKLMEHQKEQIERLNSQLKVTGTRRQKGRKLAQHPSPPDNQELRSGDSATLSQVDEWLRERSGSNAEPPQAGALLKELSLCLLDLQALRSILVQRAQGKELNLSLLLGMTSLNASAEESERRDEQEEVVPLKPLQVGQLRRGVDELRKNIAEWYGHFRA; encoded by the exons ATGTGGAACAGAGGTGATCTTGACGATGGATACGATTCTAATAAAACAG gttcaaGTCGTGGCGGCTCTCCTGGCTGGATCCCAAGCCATGAATCATCGTGGCACAGCAAACAGCCTGGACCTGGAAACGGCATATTTGGACGTCGCCACAGCGCCGTGTCAGACAGCGGCGACACCGGCATTGGTACCTACTGCTCTGATAGCGTGGAAG ATGACTCCTGTTCAAGCACCACGCCTTCATCTCTCCGACCGCTGTCCCGTCGTCACTCCAGTCAGGAAGATGGCTTTGGCGGCGGTGTCCCGGTTGTCCACGTCAAGCCATCCTGCGGCAGTGTGAGAGCCGCAAGCTCACCCGCTGGCACGGCTCGTTGGGCCAACTCTTGCCCACTGAGCCCCGCAAGCACGTCGCGGACCCTTGCTGCACAAACCGGCGTTGACATGCAGGACCAGCAGCCCATCCGAAGGTGGTCCTCCCTCACCAAGTTGTCTTCCGGTGTTGAAAAGAACTCCAGGAAGGCATCGGTCCAGCATCACAGTCCAGGTTCACACGGCTCCCTGGACAGGGGTCTGCTCTTGGGCTTCAGGAAAGAACCCCGCGCTTTAAATCGGGACCTGTATTTACCGCTATCTTCCTCCTTGCTCTCTCATAGCTTATTGCAACGCTCTCCCGGTGCCCGTCCTTGCGACTGGAGCAAACCTAGCAGTAAATCCGGTTTGGAAACGGACCTCTCGCTGTCCTCGACCCTCTCCTCGCCCGTTAAACGCGGCGGCTTGGGCACGAGCTGTAGTAGCTTGACCGAAGCTAAACTGCCATTGGGAGGCGCTCAAGTTTACGGCCTCGGTTTGTCCAAGCTAGCGGACTCGCCGCTCGGCCACCCGGTTGACTCCCCGATTCAGCCGGCCGTCCGCACGCAAATGTGGCTGACAGAGCAGATGGAGTACAGCTCGAAAGCGGAGCGCGCAGGAGAACTTGGCCAGGGCGGTGGCGGCGAGGCAAAGGTCTGCGGCGGAGAGGGAGCGGCACTTGAGCAAGGCATCAACCAG ATGCTGCAGGGGACGACCCATTTTGTCAACACTCTGGTGAAGGTGAAAGAAGGAATGCTGAGACAAAAAGAACTGGAGATCGATCG aCAGAAGCAACAGATCCTGCAGCTCCACGCCCGCATTCGAGAAAACGAGTTGAGAGCCCAGCAGGTGCTGCACAGTCACAGGTGGTTTGAAGACCCTCAAATCCTCACGATGAAG AAGTCCGTGAAGGAAGGACCACCCGATCGACGGCGTTGCGATGAAGACCTCAGCAGGAAGCTGGCAGTGTCCGAACTGGAAGTTCTTCATCTCAATGAGCTTTacaagcaagccactcacaaaTACACCGAAGACCTCAAGAAACTGGAGGAAAAG ATCAAGACAAGGGATCGCTACATCAGCAGCCTGAAAAAGAAATACCAGCGGGAGAGCGAGCAGAACCATGAAAAGCAGCAACGCATCGAGACTCTGGAGAAGTACCTCGCTGACCTGCCAACTCTGGGCGAGGTGCAAGTTCAGGCCCTGCAG CTGGAAACGGTGCAGCTGAGAGCTCGGGATCTGGAGCGAACGGTGTCGCGCCTGCAGAAAAAACTGGACGGCAGCTGCGCTCTGCTGAAGGAGAAAGACGCCACGATTGAGACGCAAGCCAGGAGGGAGGAGGAACTCGTCGCAACCGTGCACAG GTTGCAGCAGAAGGTGCAGAAGTGTTTGGAGGATGGCGTGAGGCTGGACCTGAAGCATCTCCAGGTGGAAAACTCTCAACTCCTGGAGAGACGAGAGCGCAGCGGCAAG CTCATGGAGCATCAGAAAGAACAGATTGAGAGGCTCAACTCACAGCTGAAG GTGACCGGTACAAGACGACAGAAGGGAAGAAAGCTTGCGCAACACCCGAGTCCTCCTGACAACCAAGAGCTTCGATCCGGTGACTCCGCAACCTTGTCACAG GTGGATGAGTGGCTGCGGGAGCGCAGCGGATCCAACGCAGAGCCGCCGCAAGCGGGGGCGCTCCTGAAGGAGTTGTCGCTGTGTCTGCTGGACCTTCAGGCTCTCCGCAGCATCCTGGTGCAGCGAGCGCAAGGGAAGGAGCTCAACTTGTCTCTGCTGCTGGGCATGACGT CTTTGAACGCGTCTGCGGAGGAGAGCGAGCGCAGGGACGAACAAGAAGAAGTCGTGCCGTTGAAGCCGCTCCAGGTCGGCCAGCTGAGGCGAGGCGTCGACGAGCTGAGGAAGAACATCGCCGAGTGGTACGGCCACTTCCGCGCTTGA
- the LOC127591871 gene encoding gap junction Cx32.2 protein-like, giving the protein MGEWSFLSEMLDKVESHSTIFGKVWMSVLFVFRIFILAAGVDRIWGDEQANMDCNTKSPGCKNACYDASFPISHTRFWVLQILTVSTPTFIYLGHVLLVIRRENKLRRHHPEQKRHLIKTPKYSDEHGKVKLKGFLLFSYLMQLLLKILLEAAFVAGQYFIYGSILMPEKITFRGGSCMTHTDCFISRPTEKNVFIVFMLAMAVFSVMLNITEIFHLMILKLRHRKRRGAGSFLAE; this is encoded by the coding sequence ATGGGGGAGTGGTCCTTCCTGTCGGAGATGTTGGACAAGGTGGAATCGCACTCGACGATCTTTGGCAAGGTCTGGATGAGCGTTCTTTTCGTCTTCAGGATCTTCATCCTGGCGGCCGGCGTGGACCGAATATGGGGAGACGAACAAGCAAACATGGACTGCAACACCAAAAGCCCCGGCTGCAAGAACGCTTGCTACGACGCCTCCTTCCCCATATCTCACACGCGCTTCTGGGTGCTCCAGATCCTCACCGTCTCCACGCCCACGTTCATCTATTTGGGTCACGTCCTGCTCGTCATCCGCAGAGAGAATAAGCTTCGGCGACACCACCCGGAGCAAAAACGGCACCTGATCAAGACGCCCAAATATTCCGACGAACACGGCAAGGTGAAGCTCAAAGGCTTCCTTTTGTTCAGCTACCTGATGCAGCTCCTGTTGAAGATCTTGCTGGAAGCGGCCTTCGTCGCCGGCCAGTACTTCATCTACGGCTCCATTCTCATGCCGGAAAAGATTACGTTCCGAGGCGGAAGCTGCATGACCCACACCGACTGCTTCATCAGCCGTCCCACCGAGAAAAACGTCTTCATCGTCTTTATGTTGGCCATGGCGGTCTTTTCGGTCATGCTCAACATTACTGAAATATTCCATCTGATGATCTTAAAGTTGAGGCATCGCAAAAGGAGGGGCGCCGGCTCGTTTCTTGCCGAGTGA
- the LOC127591870 gene encoding gap junction Cx32.2 protein-like, protein MSDWSYLSNLLHKVQAHSTVVGKIWMSVLFVFRIFVLGAAADNVWDDELSEFYCDSKEPGCKNSCYNWLFPMSYVHYWVLQITFVSTPTLVYLGHAVFIIHKEKKTMRLEQSKMNGKPAKTSKYTDERGKVKIKGILFYTYLTQLVFKILLEVGFTAGQFYVFGPLKVVSDFHCKNSPPCALGSGSRCYVSRPTEKTIFIYFMLAVSGLSALLNVVEIAYLLCNKRRSAKKKMAAATHVLMAAPCAPAKPTWGTNQYRGYPLLPLHPQVTSRLSGDDAHIHSE, encoded by the coding sequence ATGAGCGACTGGTCGTACCTGTCCAATCTTCTCCACAAGGTCCAAGCTCATTCCACGGTGGTGGGAAAGATCTGGATGAGCGTCCTCTTCGTGTTCAGGATCTTCGTCCTGGGCGCCGCCGCGGACAACGTGTGGGATGACGAATTGTCCGAGTTCTACTGCGACTCGAAAGAACCGGGATGCAAAAACTCCTGCTATAACTGGTTGTTCCCCATGTCCTACGTGCACTACTGGGTGCTGCAAATCACCTTCGTGTCGACCCCCACGCTGGTCTACCTGGGCCACGCCGTCTTCATCATCCACAAGGAGAAGAAAACCATGCGGCTGGAGCAGAGCAAGATGAACGGGAAGCCAGCAAAGACATCCAAGTACACGGACGAAAGAGGCAAGGTGAAAATTAAAGGCATCTTGTTTTACACCTACCTGACCCAGCTGGTGTTCAAGATCCTCCTGGAGGTGGGCTTCACCGCCGGACAGTTCTACGTCTTCGGCCCTCTCAAGGTGGTCTCGGATTTCCACTGTAAGAATTCGCCGCCCTGCGCGCTGGGGAGCGGTTCCAGGTGTTATGTTTCTCGCCCCACCGAGAAGACCATCTTCATCTACTTCATGCTGGCGGTTTCGGGCCTTTCGGCGCTCCTCAATGTGGTGGAGATCGCCTACCTGCTGTGCAACAAGAGGCGAAGCGCAAAGAAAAAGATGGCGGCCGCGACTCACGTGCTCATGGCCGCGCCGTGTGCGCCGGCCAAGCCCACGTGGGGAACAAACCAATACAGGGGCTACCCCCTGCTGCCTCTACATCCTCAGGTCACCTCGCGCTTAAGCGGCGATGACGCTCACATCCACTCGGAGTGA
- the gja1b gene encoding gap junction alpha-1 protein has translation MGDWSALGRLLDKVQAYSTAGGKVWLSVLFIFRILVLGTAVESAWGDEQSAFKCNTQQPGCENVCYDKSFPISHVRFWVLQIIFVSTPTLLYLAHVFYLNRKEQKLNRKEEALKVVQNDGGDVDLPLKKIEMKKLKHGIDEHGKVKMKGALLRTYVVSIFFKSMFEVGFLVIQWYMYGFSLAAVYTCERVPCPHRVDCFLSRPTEKTVFIIFMLVVSLVSLLLNVIELFYVFFKRIKDRVKGQQRPTLYASGGTLSPTPKELSTTKYAYYNGCSSPSAPLSPMSPPGYKLATGDRGTGSCRNFNKQAHEQNWANYSTEHSRLGQLGTGTGTGGGGGGGGGSTISNSHAQAFDFPDDPPHEHKKLSSHAGHEMQPLPLMDARPCSRASSRMSSRARPDDLDV, from the coding sequence ATGGGCGACTGGAGCGCTCTGGGTCGTTTGCTGGACAAGGTCCAGGCTTATTCCACCGCCGGGGGGAAGGTCTGGCTCTCCGTCCTCTTCATCTTCCGAATCCTGGTCCTGGGCACGGCGGTGGAGTCGGCCTGGGGGGACGAGCAGTCGGCCTTCAAATGCAACACCCAACAACCGGGTTGCGAGAACGTCTGCTACGACAAGTCCTTCCCCATCTCCCACGTGCGATTCTGGGTCCTGCAGATTATCTTCGTGTCCACCCCGACGCTGCTGTACCTGGCTCACGTCTTCTACCTGAACCGCAAGGAGCAGAAACTGAACCGCAAGGAGGAAGCGCTGAAGGTGGTGCAAAACGACGGCGGCGACGTCGACCTGCCGCTGAAGAAAATCGAAATGAAAAAGCTCAAGCACGGCATCGACGAGCACGGCAAAGTCAAGATGAAGGGGGCGCTGCTGCGCACCTACGtggtcagcatttttttcaagtcCATGTTCGAAGTGGGCTTCCTGGTGATCCAGTGGTACATGTACGGCTTCAGCCTGGCGGCGGTCTACACCTGCGAGAGGGTCCCGTGCCCGCACAGGGTGGACTGTTTCCTGTCCCGCCCCACCGAGAAGACCgtcttcatcatcttcatgcTGGTGGTCTCCCTGGTGTCGCTGCTGCTCAACGTCATCGAGCTCTTCTACGTCTTCTTCAAGAGGATCAAAGATCGGGTCAAGGGCCAGCAGCGGCCCACGCTCTACGCCAGCGGGGGCACTTTGAGCCCCACCCCCAAGGAACTCTCCACCACCAAGTACGCGTACTACAACGGCTGCTCTTCGCCCAGCGCCCCGCTCTCGCCCATGTCCCCCCCGGGTTACAAGTTGGCCACGGGAGACAGGGGCACCGGCTCCTGTCGCAATTTCAACAAACAGGCCCACGAGCAGAACTGGGCCAACTACTCGACGGAGCACAGCCGCCTCGGCCAGCTCGGAACGGGAACGGGAAcggggggaggcggcggcggcggcgggggcagcACCATCTCAAACTCCCACGCGCAAGCCTTCGACTTCCCCGACGACCCCCCCCACGAGCACAAGAAACTGTCCTCTCACGCCGGGCACGAGATGCAACCTCTGCCGCTGATGGACGCCAGGCCCTGCAGTCGGGCCAGCAGCCGCATGAGCAGCAGGGCCAGGCCGGACGACCTGGACGTGTAA